The following are encoded in a window of Neomicrococcus lactis genomic DNA:
- a CDS encoding GntR family transcriptional regulator, whose translation MKSTGTFDFGVIDHQSSVPPYEQLKNQIILRVRNGKLLSGTKLPTVRQAASDLGLSVNTVARAYKELEEQRIIETNGRLGSFVRASVDEFADRMREAAEQFVDEALACGVDEKRAILYLSAAFSAKARS comes from the coding sequence ATGAAGAGCACCGGTACTTTCGATTTCGGGGTCATCGACCATCAGTCATCGGTGCCCCCGTATGAGCAATTGAAAAATCAGATAATTCTTCGAGTGCGCAACGGAAAACTGTTGAGCGGAACGAAGCTGCCCACCGTGCGCCAAGCGGCGAGCGACTTGGGACTTTCGGTCAATACCGTGGCGCGTGCCTATAAGGAACTGGAAGAGCAACGGATCATTGAAACGAATGGTCGCCTGGGTTCGTTTGTGCGCGCAAGCGTGGACGAATTTGCTGACAGAATGCGCGAAGCGGCCGAGCAATTTGTGGACGAAGCCCTGGCTTGCGGAGTGGATGAAAAGCGGGCAATTCTGTATCTTTCGGCGGCATTTTCGGCGAAGGCCCGCAGCTAA
- a CDS encoding MBL fold metallo-hydrolase codes for MDTLLENRELVTLRGSSVSEQDNRSYVITSKQTGAQVLVDAADNIDQIKALLASAQDDSPEPLNLVMIATTHQHWDHVRALRELAEDTGATTSAGAADLEAIEKESGLRPAHALEHDDVGNFPGFDLRAIHLRGHTPGSIAFVYEDPSGSPIILSGDSLFPGGVGNTWEDPERFTSLFNDVRERLFDRYPDDSAVYPGHGNSTTLGAERPHLDEWRERGW; via the coding sequence ATGGATACCCTTTTGGAGAACCGCGAACTTGTCACTTTGCGCGGCAGTTCCGTGAGCGAACAGGACAACCGCAGCTACGTCATCACGTCGAAGCAGACGGGCGCACAGGTCCTCGTTGACGCGGCGGACAACATCGATCAAATCAAGGCGCTACTAGCGTCGGCGCAGGATGACTCCCCCGAGCCGTTGAATCTCGTCATGATTGCCACGACGCATCAACATTGGGATCACGTTCGAGCGCTGCGCGAGCTTGCGGAAGACACCGGCGCCACGACAAGCGCCGGCGCGGCGGACCTCGAAGCGATTGAAAAAGAGTCCGGCTTGCGTCCCGCGCATGCTCTTGAGCACGACGACGTGGGCAACTTTCCCGGTTTCGACCTCCGCGCGATTCACTTGCGAGGGCATACTCCCGGCTCGATCGCTTTCGTCTACGAGGATCCTTCCGGCAGCCCAATTATTCTCAGTGGCGACTCGTTGTTCCCCGGCGGAGTCGGCAACACGTGGGAAGACCCGGAGCGATTCACGTCCCTGTTTAACGACGTACGCGAACGCCTCTTTGACCGTTACCCGGACGACTCCGCGGTGTACCCGGGGCACGGCAACTCGACCACACTCGGCGCCGAACGTCCGCACTTAGACGAATGGCGCGAGCGAGGTTGGTAA